A single Mobula hypostoma chromosome 26, sMobHyp1.1, whole genome shotgun sequence DNA region contains:
- the gale gene encoding UDP-glucose 4-epimerase isoform X1, whose translation MRITEGWTPARRRVGVAAGLAAVLMRVGEAAPDEKMTSEMILVTGGAGYIGSHCVIELVKAGYVPVVIDNFHNAIRGKDGVPESIRRVREITRKEIIFREIDLLDESALRNLFREFSFSAVIHFAGLKAVGESVQKPLLYYKVNLTGTIKLLEAMKEHDVKDFVFSSSATVYGSPDYLPIDESHLVGSCTNAYGKTKYFIEEMIRDLCNVEKDWNAVLLRYFNPIGAHESGMIGEDPQGIPNNLMPYIAQVAVGRRQCLNVFGNDYDTVDGTGVRDYIHVVDLAKGHIAALKKLKEKCSCKVYNLGTGTGYSVLQMVKAMEKASGREIKYQVVPRREGDVASCYANPALAEKELGWKAEFGIDKMCQDLWNWQSQNPYGFSKN comes from the exons ATGCGCATAACTGAGGGCTGGACCCCGGCGCGCCGACGAGTGGGCGTGGCCGCGGGTCTGGCGGCAGTGCTCATGCGCGTTGGGGAGGCCGCTCCGGACGAG AAAATGACGTCGGAGATGATCCTGGTGACAGGGGGAGCTGGTTATATTGGTAGCCACTGTGTGATTGAGCTGGTTAAAGCTGGTTACGTTCCGGTCGTGATAGACAACTTTCACAATGCCATCCGAG GGAAAGATGGAGTTCCCGAAAGCATTCGTCGTGTGAGAGAGATTACAAGAAAAGAGATTATCTTCCGAGAAATTGACCTGCTTGATGAATCTGCTCTACGTAATCTCTTCAGAGAG ttcaGTTTCTCAGCTGTGATTCATTTTGCGGGTTTGAAAGCTGTAGGTGAATCTGTCCAGAAGCCTCTTCTTTATTACAAGGTCAATCTTACAGGAACGATTAAACTACTGGAG GCCATGAAAGAACATGATGTCAAAGACTTTGTATTCAGCAGTTCAGCGACAGTATATGGATCTCCTGATTACCTACCTATAGATGAGAGCCATCTTGTTGGCAGTTGCACTAATGCTTATGGAAAGACAAAGTACTTTATAGAAGAGATGATCCGCGATCTCTGCAATGTAGAAAAg GACTGGAATGCAGTGCTGCTTCGATACTTCAACCCTATTGGTGCACATGAATCGGGAATGATCGGTGAGGATCCTCAGGGTATTCCCAATAATCTGATGCCATACATTGCACAG GTTGCGGTTGGACGCCGGCAGTGCCTGAATGTTTTTGGGAATGATTATGACACAGTTGATGGCACAG GTGTCAGGGATTACATTCATGTTGTGGATCTTGCAAAGGGACACATTGCTGCACTGAAGAAACTTAAAGAGAAATGCAGTTGCAAG GTGTACAATCTTGGTACTGGAACAGGCTATTCAGTCCTGCAGATGGTGAAAGCAATGGAGAAAGCTTCTGGCAGAGAG ATTAAGTATCAGGTTGTTCCACGGAGAGAAGGAGATGTTGCTTCCTGTTATGCCAATCCAGCTCTTGCAGAAAAGGAACTTGGATGGAAAGCAGAATTTGGAATTGATAAGATGT GCCAAGATTTGTGGAATTGGCAATCCCAGAATCCTTATGGTTTCAGCAAGAATTAA
- the gale gene encoding UDP-glucose 4-epimerase isoform X3 yields MTSEMILVTGGAGYIGSHCVIELVKAGYVPVVIDNFHNAIRGKDGVPESIRRVREITRKEIIFREIDLLDESALRNLFREFSFSAVIHFAGLKAVGESVQKPLLYYKVNLTGTIKLLEAMKEHDVKDFVFSSSATVYGSPDYLPIDESHLVGSCTNAYGKTKYFIEEMIRDLCNVEKDWNAVLLRYFNPIGAHESGMIGEDPQGIPNNLMPYIAQVAVGRRQCLNVFGNDYDTVDGTGVRDYIHVVDLAKGHIAALKKLKEKCSCKVYNLGTGTGYSVLQMVKAMEKASGREIKYQVVPRREGDVASCYANPALAEKELGWKAEFGIDKMCQDLWNWQSQNPYGFSKN; encoded by the exons ATGACGTCGGAGATGATCCTGGTGACAGGGGGAGCTGGTTATATTGGTAGCCACTGTGTGATTGAGCTGGTTAAAGCTGGTTACGTTCCGGTCGTGATAGACAACTTTCACAATGCCATCCGAG GGAAAGATGGAGTTCCCGAAAGCATTCGTCGTGTGAGAGAGATTACAAGAAAAGAGATTATCTTCCGAGAAATTGACCTGCTTGATGAATCTGCTCTACGTAATCTCTTCAGAGAG ttcaGTTTCTCAGCTGTGATTCATTTTGCGGGTTTGAAAGCTGTAGGTGAATCTGTCCAGAAGCCTCTTCTTTATTACAAGGTCAATCTTACAGGAACGATTAAACTACTGGAG GCCATGAAAGAACATGATGTCAAAGACTTTGTATTCAGCAGTTCAGCGACAGTATATGGATCTCCTGATTACCTACCTATAGATGAGAGCCATCTTGTTGGCAGTTGCACTAATGCTTATGGAAAGACAAAGTACTTTATAGAAGAGATGATCCGCGATCTCTGCAATGTAGAAAAg GACTGGAATGCAGTGCTGCTTCGATACTTCAACCCTATTGGTGCACATGAATCGGGAATGATCGGTGAGGATCCTCAGGGTATTCCCAATAATCTGATGCCATACATTGCACAG GTTGCGGTTGGACGCCGGCAGTGCCTGAATGTTTTTGGGAATGATTATGACACAGTTGATGGCACAG GTGTCAGGGATTACATTCATGTTGTGGATCTTGCAAAGGGACACATTGCTGCACTGAAGAAACTTAAAGAGAAATGCAGTTGCAAG GTGTACAATCTTGGTACTGGAACAGGCTATTCAGTCCTGCAGATGGTGAAAGCAATGGAGAAAGCTTCTGGCAGAGAG ATTAAGTATCAGGTTGTTCCACGGAGAGAAGGAGATGTTGCTTCCTGTTATGCCAATCCAGCTCTTGCAGAAAAGGAACTTGGATGGAAAGCAGAATTTGGAATTGATAAGATGT GCCAAGATTTGTGGAATTGGCAATCCCAGAATCCTTATGGTTTCAGCAAGAATTAA
- the gale gene encoding UDP-glucose 4-epimerase isoform X2: MLSDLLSSFSILLSCSRVPASAESVVSLICANVIKMTSEMILVTGGAGYIGSHCVIELVKAGYVPVVIDNFHNAIRGKDGVPESIRRVREITRKEIIFREIDLLDESALRNLFREFSFSAVIHFAGLKAVGESVQKPLLYYKVNLTGTIKLLEAMKEHDVKDFVFSSSATVYGSPDYLPIDESHLVGSCTNAYGKTKYFIEEMIRDLCNVEKDWNAVLLRYFNPIGAHESGMIGEDPQGIPNNLMPYIAQVAVGRRQCLNVFGNDYDTVDGTGVRDYIHVVDLAKGHIAALKKLKEKCSCKVYNLGTGTGYSVLQMVKAMEKASGREIKYQVVPRREGDVASCYANPALAEKELGWKAEFGIDKMCQDLWNWQSQNPYGFSKN; the protein is encoded by the exons atgctgtccgacttgctgagttccttcagcattttgttgtcTTGCTCAAgagttccagcgtctgcagagtcTGTTGTGTCTCTGATTTGTGCAAATGTCATA AAAATGACGTCGGAGATGATCCTGGTGACAGGGGGAGCTGGTTATATTGGTAGCCACTGTGTGATTGAGCTGGTTAAAGCTGGTTACGTTCCGGTCGTGATAGACAACTTTCACAATGCCATCCGAG GGAAAGATGGAGTTCCCGAAAGCATTCGTCGTGTGAGAGAGATTACAAGAAAAGAGATTATCTTCCGAGAAATTGACCTGCTTGATGAATCTGCTCTACGTAATCTCTTCAGAGAG ttcaGTTTCTCAGCTGTGATTCATTTTGCGGGTTTGAAAGCTGTAGGTGAATCTGTCCAGAAGCCTCTTCTTTATTACAAGGTCAATCTTACAGGAACGATTAAACTACTGGAG GCCATGAAAGAACATGATGTCAAAGACTTTGTATTCAGCAGTTCAGCGACAGTATATGGATCTCCTGATTACCTACCTATAGATGAGAGCCATCTTGTTGGCAGTTGCACTAATGCTTATGGAAAGACAAAGTACTTTATAGAAGAGATGATCCGCGATCTCTGCAATGTAGAAAAg GACTGGAATGCAGTGCTGCTTCGATACTTCAACCCTATTGGTGCACATGAATCGGGAATGATCGGTGAGGATCCTCAGGGTATTCCCAATAATCTGATGCCATACATTGCACAG GTTGCGGTTGGACGCCGGCAGTGCCTGAATGTTTTTGGGAATGATTATGACACAGTTGATGGCACAG GTGTCAGGGATTACATTCATGTTGTGGATCTTGCAAAGGGACACATTGCTGCACTGAAGAAACTTAAAGAGAAATGCAGTTGCAAG GTGTACAATCTTGGTACTGGAACAGGCTATTCAGTCCTGCAGATGGTGAAAGCAATGGAGAAAGCTTCTGGCAGAGAG ATTAAGTATCAGGTTGTTCCACGGAGAGAAGGAGATGTTGCTTCCTGTTATGCCAATCCAGCTCTTGCAGAAAAGGAACTTGGATGGAAAGCAGAATTTGGAATTGATAAGATGT GCCAAGATTTGTGGAATTGGCAATCCCAGAATCCTTATGGTTTCAGCAAGAATTAA